One region of Sphingomonas kaistensis genomic DNA includes:
- the atpD gene encoding F0F1 ATP synthase subunit beta: MAPTTGTTSNLTGRVAQVIGAVVDVAFDGELPAILSALETDNNGNRLVLEVAQHLGENIVRTIAMDATEGLTRGQSVRATGSQIRVPVGPKTLGRIMNVIGEPIDERGPIGSDMSSPIHAEAPLFVDQSTDAAILVTGIKVIDLLAPYAKGGKIGLFGGAGVGKTVLIQELINNIAKGHGGVSVFAGVGERTREGNDLYHEFLEAGVIASDADGNPISEGSKVALVFGQMNEPPGARARVALSGLTQAEYFRDVEGQDVLFFVDNIFRFTQAGSEVSALLGRIPSAVGYQPTLSTDMGQLQERITSTNKGSITSVQAIYVPADDLTDPAPAASFAHLDATTTLSRAISELGIYPAVDPLDSVSRVLTPSVVGQEHYETARAVQEVLQKYKSLQDIIAILGMDELSEEDKLVVSRARKIQRFLSQPFHVAEVFTGIPGKFVQVEDTVRSFKAVVNGEYDHLPESAFYMVGGIEEAVAKAEKMAAEA, from the coding sequence ATGGCCCCGACGACGGGCACCACCTCCAACCTCACCGGTCGCGTCGCGCAGGTGATCGGCGCCGTGGTCGACGTCGCGTTCGACGGCGAGCTGCCGGCCATCCTGTCGGCGCTCGAAACCGACAACAACGGCAACCGCCTCGTTCTCGAGGTTGCCCAGCACCTCGGCGAGAACATCGTCCGCACCATCGCCATGGACGCCACCGAAGGCCTCACCCGCGGCCAGTCGGTCCGCGCCACCGGTTCGCAGATCCGCGTCCCCGTCGGCCCCAAGACCCTCGGCCGCATCATGAACGTGATCGGTGAGCCGATCGACGAGCGCGGCCCCATCGGCAGCGACATGTCGTCGCCGATCCACGCCGAAGCCCCCCTGTTCGTCGACCAGTCGACCGACGCCGCCATCCTGGTCACCGGGATCAAGGTCATCGACCTTCTCGCTCCCTACGCCAAGGGCGGCAAGATCGGCCTGTTCGGCGGCGCCGGCGTCGGCAAGACCGTGCTCATCCAGGAACTCATCAACAACATCGCCAAGGGCCATGGCGGCGTCAGCGTTTTCGCCGGCGTCGGTGAGCGTACCCGCGAAGGTAACGATCTTTACCACGAGTTCCTCGAAGCCGGCGTCATCGCCAGCGACGCTGACGGCAACCCGATCAGCGAAGGCTCCAAGGTTGCGCTGGTGTTCGGCCAGATGAACGAGCCGCCGGGAGCGCGCGCCCGCGTCGCCCTTTCGGGTCTGACCCAGGCCGAATATTTCCGCGACGTCGAAGGCCAGGACGTTCTGTTCTTCGTCGACAACATCTTCCGCTTCACCCAGGCGGGTTCGGAAGTGTCGGCGCTGCTCGGCCGTATTCCTTCGGCCGTGGGCTATCAGCCGACCCTGTCGACCGACATGGGCCAGCTGCAGGAGCGCATCACCTCGACCAACAAGGGCTCGATCACCTCGGTGCAGGCGATCTACGTTCCCGCCGACGATCTTACCGATCCGGCCCCGGCCGCCTCGTTCGCTCACTTGGATGCCACCACCACCCTGTCGCGCGCCATCTCGGAGCTGGGCATCTACCCGGCGGTCGATCCGCTCGACTCGGTCAGCCGCGTGCTGACCCCGTCGGTCGTCGGCCAGGAGCATTACGAAACCGCCCGCGCGGTCCAAGAGGTGCTTCAGAAGTACAAGAGCCTGCAGGACATCATCGCCATCCTCGGCATGGATGAGCTGTCGGAAGAGGATAAGCTGGTCGTCAGCCGCGCCCGCAAGATCCAGCGCTTCCTCAGCCAGCCGTTCCACGTCGCTGAGGTGTTCACCGGCATCCCGGGCAAGTTCGTGCAGGTCGAAGACACCGTGCGCAGCTTCAAGGCCGTGGTAAACGGTGAGTATGACCACCTCCCCGAGAGCGCTTTCTACATGGTCGGCGGGATCGAAGAAGCGGTCGCCAAGGCCGAGAAGATGGCCGCCGAGGCCTAA
- the atpA gene encoding F0F1 ATP synthase subunit alpha, whose protein sequence is MDIRAAEISRVIRDQIANFDADAQVSEVGQVLSVGDGIARIHGLDNVQAGEMVEFENGTKGMALNLEADNVGVVIFGSDSNISEGSTAKRTGTIVDVPVGRGLLGRVVDALGNPIDGKGPIVTDQRSRVEVKAPGIIPRKSVHEPMQTGLKALDALVPVGRGQRELIIGDRQTGKTAVALDTFINQKAAHQGTDENEKLYCIYVAVGQKRSTVAQIVRALEENGAMEYSIVVAATASEPAPLQFLAPYTGCAMGEYFRDNGMHAVIVYDDLSKQAVAYRQMSLLLRRPPGREAYPGDVFYLHSRLLERAAKMNDANGNGSLTALPVIETQAGDVSAYIPTNVISITDGQIFLETDLFYQGIRPAINVGLSVSRVGSAAQTKAMKKVAGSIKLELAQYREMAAFAQFGSDLDASTQKLLARGARLTELLKQGQFQPMPIEEQVVAIYAGTQGFIDAVPTNDVTRYEAALLSYMRSDKPEILAKIRDTKALDDETAASLKSALGEFGKQFA, encoded by the coding sequence ATGGATATCCGCGCCGCTGAAATCTCCCGCGTCATCCGCGACCAGATCGCGAACTTCGACGCCGACGCGCAGGTCTCTGAAGTCGGCCAGGTGCTGTCGGTCGGCGACGGCATCGCCCGCATCCACGGTCTGGACAACGTCCAGGCCGGTGAGATGGTCGAATTCGAGAACGGCACCAAGGGCATGGCCCTCAACCTCGAGGCCGATAACGTCGGCGTCGTGATCTTCGGGTCGGACTCGAACATTTCGGAAGGTTCGACCGCCAAGCGCACCGGCACCATCGTCGACGTCCCCGTCGGCCGTGGCCTTCTCGGCCGCGTTGTCGACGCGCTCGGCAATCCGATCGACGGCAAGGGCCCGATCGTCACCGATCAGCGCAGCCGCGTCGAAGTGAAGGCGCCGGGCATCATCCCGCGCAAGTCGGTCCATGAGCCGATGCAGACCGGCCTCAAGGCGCTCGACGCCCTGGTCCCCGTTGGCCGCGGCCAGCGCGAGCTGATCATCGGCGATCGCCAGACCGGCAAGACCGCCGTCGCGCTCGACACCTTCATCAACCAGAAGGCCGCCCACCAGGGCACCGACGAGAACGAGAAGCTCTACTGCATCTACGTCGCGGTCGGTCAGAAGCGCTCCACCGTCGCGCAGATCGTTCGCGCGCTCGAAGAGAATGGCGCGATGGAATATTCCATCGTCGTCGCCGCCACCGCCTCCGAGCCGGCCCCGCTGCAGTTCCTCGCGCCCTACACCGGCTGCGCGATGGGCGAATATTTCCGCGACAACGGCATGCACGCCGTGATCGTGTACGACGATCTGTCGAAGCAGGCCGTCGCCTACCGCCAGATGTCGCTCCTCCTGCGCCGTCCGCCGGGCCGCGAAGCCTATCCGGGCGACGTCTTCTATCTGCACTCTCGTTTGCTCGAGCGCGCCGCCAAGATGAACGATGCCAACGGCAACGGCTCGCTGACCGCTCTCCCGGTCATCGAAACCCAGGCGGGCGACGTGTCGGCCTACATTCCGACCAACGTGATCTCGATCACCGACGGCCAGATCTTCCTCGAGACCGACCTGTTCTACCAGGGCATCCGTCCGGCCATCAACGTCGGCCTCTCGGTCAGCCGCGTCGGCTCGGCCGCGCAGACCAAGGCGATGAAGAAGGTCGCCGGCTCGATCAAGCTGGAGCTCGCCCAGTATCGCGAAATGGCTGCCTTCGCGCAGTTCGGTTCGGATCTCGACGCCTCGACCCAGAAGCTGCTGGCCCGCGGTGCGCGCCTGACCGAGCTTCTGAAGCAGGGCCAGTTCCAGCCGATGCCGATCGAAGAACAGGTCGTCGCGATCTATGCCGGCACCCAGGGCTTCATCGACGCCGTTCCGACCAACGACGTCACCCGCTACGAAGCGGCGCTGCTTAGCTACATGCGCTCGGACAAGCCGGAGATCCTGGCCAAGATCCGCGACACCAAGGCGCTCGACGATGAGACCGCCGCGTCGCTCAAGAGCGCGCTCGGCGAGTTCGGCAAGCAGTTCGCCTGA
- a CDS encoding CpaF family protein, with product MSAFGKRGGGRPSFGVARPMKGGVGGAQDGGEQFPPLEEPAASPAAPAPQGELGAAMDRLNSRMNASADAGSSKQEGFEASVHRIKEQVLPRLLERVDPEAAATLTKDELAEEFRPIISEVLNELKINLNRREQFALEKVLVDELLGLGPLEELLADPAVSDIMVNGPDQTFIEKKGKLQLAQIQFRDEEHLFQIAQRIVNKVGRRVDQTTPLADARLQDGSRVNVIIPPLSLKGTAISIRKFSEKPITLDMMRGFGSMSEKMATCLKIAGAARMNIVISGGTGSGKTTMLNALSKMIDPGERVITIEDAAELRLQQPHWLPLETRPPNLEGQGAITIRDLVINALRMRPDRIILGEIRGQECFDLLAAMNTGHDGSMATLHSNSPRECLARMENMVMMGDIKIPKEAISRQIADSVDLIVQVKRLRDGSRRTTNITEVIGMEGEVIVTQELFKFEYLDESADGKIIGEYRSMGLRPYTLDKAKQYGFDQPYLEACL from the coding sequence ATGAGCGCATTCGGCAAGCGTGGCGGAGGACGCCCAAGCTTCGGCGTCGCCCGCCCGATGAAGGGTGGCGTCGGCGGCGCGCAGGACGGTGGCGAGCAGTTCCCGCCGCTGGAAGAACCCGCCGCATCACCAGCAGCACCGGCGCCGCAGGGCGAGCTGGGCGCGGCGATGGACCGGCTCAACAGCCGCATGAACGCCAGCGCGGATGCCGGCTCGTCCAAGCAGGAAGGCTTCGAAGCCTCCGTCCACCGCATCAAGGAACAGGTCCTCCCCCGCTTGCTCGAGCGGGTCGATCCCGAAGCGGCCGCCACCCTCACCAAGGATGAGCTGGCCGAGGAGTTCCGCCCGATCATCTCGGAGGTGCTGAACGAACTCAAGATCAACCTCAACCGGCGCGAACAGTTCGCGCTGGAAAAGGTGCTGGTCGACGAGTTGCTCGGCCTCGGGCCGCTCGAAGAACTGCTCGCCGACCCGGCGGTCAGCGACATCATGGTCAACGGTCCCGACCAGACCTTTATCGAAAAGAAAGGCAAGCTTCAGCTCGCCCAGATCCAGTTCCGCGACGAGGAGCATCTGTTCCAGATCGCCCAGCGGATCGTGAACAAGGTCGGGCGCCGCGTCGACCAGACCACCCCGCTCGCCGACGCCCGCCTCCAGGACGGCAGCCGCGTCAACGTCATCATCCCGCCCTTGAGCCTCAAGGGCACCGCCATCTCGATCCGTAAGTTCTCGGAAAAGCCGATCACGCTCGACATGATGCGCGGGTTCGGTTCGATGTCCGAGAAGATGGCGACCTGCCTCAAGATCGCCGGCGCGGCGCGGATGAACATCGTCATCTCGGGCGGTACCGGCTCAGGCAAGACGACCATGCTCAACGCCCTGTCGAAGATGATCGACCCGGGCGAGCGCGTCATCACCATCGAGGATGCGGCCGAACTCCGCCTGCAGCAGCCCCACTGGTTGCCGCTCGAAACCCGCCCGCCGAACCTCGAGGGTCAGGGCGCGATCACCATTCGTGACCTCGTCATCAACGCCCTGCGTATGCGTCCCGACCGGATCATCCTCGGCGAAATTCGTGGCCAGGAATGTTTCGATCTTCTGGCCGCCATGAACACGGGTCACGACGGCTCGATGGCGACGCTTCACTCCAACAGCCCGCGCGAATGCTTGGCGCGTATGGAGAACATGGTCATGATGGGCGACATCAAGATCCCGAAGGAAGCGATCAGCCGCCAGATCGCCGATTCGGTCGATCTCATCGTGCAGGTGAAGCGCCTCCGCGACGGCTCGCGCCGGACCACCAACATCACCGAGGTGATCGGGATGGAGGGCGAGGTCATCGTCACCCAGGAACTGTTCAAGTTCGAGTATCTCGACGAGAGCGCGGACGGGAAGATTATCGGCGAATATCGTTCGATGGGCCTGCGCCCGTACACGCTCGACAAGGCCAAGCAGTATGGCTTCGACCAGCCGTACCTCGAGGCGTGCCTGTAG
- a CDS encoding ATP synthase F1 subunit epsilon, with product MADLHFTLTTPERQVISDDVYMVVVPGTEGEFGVMAGHAPFMTTLRDGELAVYRSAGAQPERIRVSGGFAEVGDAGLTILAESAEA from the coding sequence ATGGCCGACCTTCACTTCACCCTCACCACGCCCGAGCGCCAGGTCATCAGCGACGACGTCTACATGGTGGTCGTCCCCGGCACCGAGGGTGAGTTCGGCGTGATGGCCGGCCATGCTCCTTTCATGACCACCCTGCGCGACGGCGAACTGGCGGTATATCGCTCGGCCGGCGCCCAGCCCGAGCGCATCCGCGTCTCCGGCGGCTTCGCCGAAGTCGGCGACGCCGGCCTGACCATCCTCGCCGAGAGCGCCGAGGCCTGA
- the recA gene encoding recombinase RecA, which translates to MATQLKVVGMSGNTMTVDRQKALDAALAQIDRAFGKGSAMKLGSREKMEVEVISTGSLGLDIALGVGGLPRGRVIEIYGPESSGKTTLALHTIAEAQKAGGTAAFVDAEHALDPAYAKKLGVNIDELIVSQPDTGEQALEIVDTLVRSNAIDVLVVDSVAALVPRAEIEGEMGDSHVGLQARLMSQSLRKLTGSISRSRCMVIFINQLRMKIGVMYGNPETTTGGNALKFYASVRLDIRRTGQIKDRDDIVGNTTRVKVVKNKVAPPFKQVEFDIMYGEGVSKVGEILDLGVKAGVVEKSGAWFSYDSIRIGQGRENSKTYLKENPEIMARLEAAIRRGKDEIGDALMVGPEAEDDA; encoded by the coding sequence ATGGCGACGCAGCTGAAAGTTGTCGGGATGAGCGGGAACACAATGACGGTAGACAGGCAGAAGGCGCTCGACGCGGCGTTGGCGCAGATTGATCGGGCGTTCGGCAAGGGTTCGGCAATGAAGCTGGGCAGCCGCGAGAAGATGGAGGTCGAGGTGATCTCGACCGGCAGCCTCGGGCTCGACATCGCGCTTGGCGTCGGCGGCCTGCCGCGTGGTCGTGTGATCGAGATCTACGGGCCGGAAAGCTCGGGCAAGACGACTCTTGCGCTGCACACCATTGCCGAGGCGCAGAAGGCGGGCGGCACCGCGGCGTTCGTCGATGCCGAACATGCGCTCGACCCGGCCTATGCCAAGAAGCTCGGCGTCAACATCGACGAGCTGATCGTGTCGCAGCCCGACACCGGCGAGCAGGCGCTGGAGATCGTCGACACCCTGGTTCGCTCCAATGCGATCGACGTGCTGGTGGTCGATTCGGTCGCCGCGCTGGTGCCGCGGGCCGAGATCGAGGGCGAGATGGGCGACAGCCACGTCGGCCTCCAGGCCCGCCTGATGAGCCAGTCGCTGCGCAAGCTGACGGGCTCGATCAGCCGCTCGCGCTGCATGGTGATCTTCATCAACCAGCTGCGGATGAAGATCGGCGTCATGTACGGCAATCCGGAAACCACCACCGGCGGCAATGCGCTCAAGTTCTACGCCTCGGTCCGTCTCGACATCCGCCGCACCGGGCAGATCAAGGACCGCGACGATATCGTTGGCAACACCACCCGCGTGAAGGTGGTCAAGAACAAGGTCGCGCCGCCGTTCAAGCAGGTCGAGTTCGACATCATGTACGGCGAGGGCGTCAGCAAGGTCGGCGAGATCCTCGATCTCGGCGTCAAGGCCGGGGTGGTCGAGAAGTCGGGCGCCTGGTTCAGCTACGACAGCATCCGCATTGGCCAGGGCCGCGAGAATTCGAAGACCTATCTCAAGGAAAATCCCGAGATCATGGCGCGCCTCGAAGCGGCGATCCGCCGTGGCAAGGACGAGATCGGCGATGCGCTGATGGTCGGACCGGAAGCCGAGGACGACGCCTGA
- a CDS encoding NAD-dependent succinate-semialdehyde dehydrogenase translates to MADSDSASVAQVINPATGEQGKSYPLTSLNDALQSADRAHAVQREWRKASFADRAAVIGKVCELLRERADDFAALMTQEMGKTLTDGRAEVEKCAAHCDWFAKNAERYLADQPIIVDGAGEVFVTFNPLGVVLVVMPWNFPFWQVIRFAAPALMAGNGAVLKHASNVPGCALAIEQLLKDAGLPDGLFHTLLLPSKEIAKLIESPHIAAVTLTGSVAAGKSVAAAAGRVLKKCVLELGGSDAYLILDDADAVAAAKVAATARMVNGGQSCIAGKRFIVVEPLKQRFEEAMVEAMRGYAMGDPADEATRLGPMQSVGARDEVHEQVEKSIAKGARLLLGGEVPDRPGAWYPATVLTDVAEGQPAHDEEIFGPVAAIIAAKDEADAIRIANDSEFGLGSGVLTGDIDRGRRIARDLLDAGMSFVNENVRSDPRMPFGGVKHSGYGRECADYGIREFVNIKTVLVKPQASSGGSAVE, encoded by the coding sequence ATGGCCGATTCTGACAGCGCGTCGGTGGCGCAGGTGATCAATCCCGCCACCGGCGAGCAGGGGAAGTCTTATCCGCTGACCTCGCTTAACGACGCGCTGCAATCGGCCGATCGCGCGCACGCCGTCCAGCGCGAGTGGCGCAAGGCCAGCTTTGCCGACCGCGCGGCGGTGATCGGCAAGGTTTGCGAATTGCTCCGCGAGCGCGCCGATGACTTTGCGGCGCTCATGACGCAGGAGATGGGCAAGACCCTAACCGACGGCCGCGCCGAGGTCGAAAAGTGCGCGGCGCATTGCGATTGGTTTGCGAAGAACGCCGAGCGCTACCTCGCCGACCAGCCAATCATTGTCGACGGGGCAGGGGAGGTGTTCGTCACCTTCAATCCCCTCGGCGTCGTCCTTGTGGTGATGCCGTGGAATTTTCCGTTCTGGCAGGTGATCCGCTTCGCGGCCCCGGCCCTGATGGCGGGCAATGGCGCGGTGCTGAAGCATGCCAGCAATGTGCCCGGCTGCGCGCTCGCGATCGAACAGCTACTGAAAGATGCGGGGCTTCCGGACGGCCTGTTCCACACTTTGCTGTTGCCGAGCAAGGAGATCGCCAAGCTGATCGAGAGCCCGCATATCGCTGCGGTCACGCTCACCGGGAGCGTCGCCGCGGGCAAGAGCGTCGCCGCCGCCGCCGGGCGTGTGCTGAAGAAATGCGTGCTCGAGCTTGGCGGATCCGACGCCTACCTCATCCTCGACGATGCCGACGCGGTCGCCGCTGCCAAGGTCGCGGCGACCGCACGGATGGTCAACGGCGGGCAAAGCTGCATCGCGGGCAAGCGCTTCATCGTCGTCGAGCCGCTGAAGCAGCGTTTCGAGGAAGCGATGGTCGAGGCGATGCGCGGCTATGCGATGGGCGATCCGGCCGACGAAGCGACCAGGCTTGGGCCGATGCAGAGCGTTGGCGCGCGCGACGAAGTTCACGAGCAGGTCGAGAAGAGCATTGCCAAGGGCGCGAGGCTGCTGCTGGGCGGCGAGGTGCCGGACAGGCCAGGCGCCTGGTACCCCGCAACGGTCCTCACCGACGTTGCCGAGGGACAGCCGGCGCATGACGAGGAAATCTTCGGACCCGTAGCGGCGATCATCGCTGCCAAGGATGAAGCCGACGCCATCCGCATTGCCAACGATAGCGAGTTCGGCCTCGGCTCCGGCGTGCTGACCGGCGACATCGACCGCGGCCGCCGCATCGCCCGGGACTTGCTCGACGCGGGGATGAGCTTCGTCAACGAGAACGTCCGCTCCGACCCACGCATGCCGTTCGGCGGGGTCAAGCATTCCGGCTACGGCCGCGAATGCGCGGACTACGGCATCCGGGAGTTTGTCAATATCAAGACCGTGCTGGTGAAGCCGCAGGCGTCAAGCGGCGGCTCTGCGGTCGAGTAG
- a CDS encoding SIMPL domain-containing protein, whose translation MRLLSSVALATCLIGAPAAAQVAPQTSIAEMATTPLVKLQIAENLRTPPDEASIQVGTQARAPTAVAASAANKEKTERLLATIRRAGLRERDIQTQGIQLQPEYDYVQDPGARSGRQVFRGYLASNTIQLKTRDIPKLTALLDTLTAAGADTVYGPNFSISDPILLRREARVRALARGMSEAMEYARSSGFTKVTLLSVEEGTSYRGTDVVVTGSRINYAAPPAPPPPPGIERSQADALVAPGQLETGVVLNLIYRMER comes from the coding sequence ATGCGTCTGTTGTCCTCCGTTGCCCTCGCTACCTGCCTGATCGGTGCACCCGCTGCGGCGCAGGTCGCGCCGCAGACCTCGATCGCAGAAATGGCGACGACCCCGCTGGTCAAGCTGCAGATCGCAGAGAACCTGCGCACGCCGCCGGATGAGGCCAGTATCCAGGTCGGTACCCAGGCCCGTGCGCCGACGGCAGTGGCGGCAAGCGCGGCCAACAAGGAGAAGACCGAGCGCCTGCTCGCCACCATCCGCCGCGCCGGCTTGCGCGAGCGTGACATCCAGACGCAGGGCATCCAGCTCCAGCCCGAATATGATTATGTCCAGGATCCGGGCGCGCGATCGGGTCGCCAGGTTTTCCGCGGTTATCTCGCCAGCAATACCATCCAGCTCAAGACCCGCGATATTCCGAAGCTGACGGCATTGCTCGACACGCTCACCGCAGCCGGCGCCGACACGGTTTACGGCCCCAACTTCTCGATCAGCGATCCCATCCTGCTGCGCCGCGAAGCGCGGGTCCGGGCGCTCGCCCGGGGCATGTCGGAAGCGATGGAATATGCCCGCAGCAGCGGCTTCACCAAGGTCACGCTGCTTTCGGTAGAAGAAGGCACGAGCTATCGCGGCACCGACGTGGTGGTGACCGGCAGCCGCATCAATTATGCCGCTCCGCCGGCACCGCCGCCGCCTCCGGGGATCGAGCGCAGCCAAGCCGATGCCTTGGTCGCGCCGGGCCAGCTGGAGACGGGCGTGGTGCTGAACCTCATCTACCGGATGGAGCGTTAG
- a CDS encoding F0F1 ATP synthase subunit gamma, translating to MASLKALKIRIGSVKSTQKITKAMKMVAAAKLRRAQSNAEQGRPYSQRLSDVVASLASRITVGPESPRLIAGTGADQRHLIVVASSDRGLAGAFNTNIVRAVRRKADELIAQGKDVRFFVVGRKSRPVLTRFFGADRIVGQHDTSEMKNPTYADAQAVAVEVMRRFEAGEFDVAHLAYSNFRSVLAQEPTVDQIIPVKPRAANDAGAPAASVSAAVEYEPDEEEILAALLPRNVAIQIYRAMLENQAGFYGSQMTAMDNATRNAGDMINRLSIQYNRQRQAAITTELVEIISGAEAL from the coding sequence ATGGCATCGCTTAAAGCCCTCAAGATCCGCATCGGCTCGGTCAAGTCGACGCAGAAGATCACCAAGGCGATGAAGATGGTCGCCGCGGCGAAACTGCGCCGTGCGCAGTCGAATGCCGAGCAGGGCCGTCCCTACTCGCAACGCCTGTCGGACGTGGTCGCAAGCCTCGCCAGCCGGATCACCGTCGGGCCGGAATCGCCGCGCCTGATCGCCGGCACCGGTGCCGACCAGCGTCACCTGATCGTGGTCGCAAGCTCCGACCGCGGGCTGGCCGGCGCCTTCAACACCAACATCGTCCGTGCCGTCCGCCGCAAGGCCGACGAGCTGATCGCTCAGGGCAAGGACGTCCGCTTCTTCGTCGTCGGCCGCAAGAGCCGCCCGGTGCTGACCCGCTTCTTCGGGGCGGACCGCATCGTCGGCCAGCACGACACGTCGGAAATGAAGAACCCGACCTACGCCGACGCGCAGGCCGTTGCCGTCGAGGTGATGCGCCGGTTCGAGGCGGGCGAGTTCGACGTCGCGCATCTCGCTTACTCGAACTTCCGCTCGGTGCTCGCGCAGGAGCCGACGGTCGACCAGATCATTCCGGTCAAGCCACGCGCCGCCAACGACGCGGGCGCTCCGGCAGCGTCTGTTTCGGCCGCGGTCGAATATGAGCCGGACGAAGAGGAAATCCTCGCGGCGCTTCTGCCCCGCAACGTCGCGATCCAGATCTATCGCGCGATGCTGGAAAATCAGGCCGGCTTCTACGGCAGTCAGATGACCGCCATGGACAATGCGACCCGCAATGCCGGCGACATGATCAATCGCCTCTCCATCCAGTATAACCGCCAGCGCCAGGCTGCGATCACGACCGAGCTGGTCGAGATCATCTCCGGCGCCGAAGCGCTTTAA
- a CDS encoding M23 family metallopeptidase: protein MSQSALLTSALAVLALGAGAMGYAATGERPERMRTGATPVVPQSSDPDRPALRAADLTVERRPGEPLAALLLRSGIGGLDSVLASEGADAGSGSVQLWLGEQVGPGARALERVALHRGPGRQTIIERQGDGFTRRDLVEAVDATPVRIRLEGGAGLAAGLVEAGLPRDVRDRLLDRVAGERLAAIDLIIAHQSAASGSSYGEPLYLGAYEVDGTMRRWVGGGLRPLGGEEAASGGLLRPLPGAVTSNPGLRFHPILRYLRWHRGTDFASPAGTPVQAALEGRVVSAGWQGGYGRAVRIAHGDGSTTLYAHLSEIDVIGGQRVPRGAVVGKVGSSGLATGPHLHFEWQRSGATLRPSFGQVAPEGAGPAQRAALQALLSAPFRLAPDRRS from the coding sequence ATGTCCCAAAGCGCACTCCTGACCTCGGCCCTTGCCGTCCTCGCCCTCGGCGCCGGCGCCATGGGCTATGCAGCTACGGGAGAGCGGCCCGAGAGGATGCGAACGGGTGCGACTCCGGTCGTTCCGCAATCGTCCGATCCTGACCGCCCGGCGCTGCGGGCCGCCGACCTGACGGTGGAGCGGCGACCGGGCGAACCCTTGGCTGCCCTGCTGTTGCGATCAGGCATCGGAGGCCTGGATTCGGTGCTGGCGAGCGAGGGTGCCGACGCGGGCTCCGGGTCGGTGCAACTCTGGCTCGGCGAGCAGGTTGGGCCCGGTGCGCGGGCGCTCGAGCGGGTCGCGCTGCACCGCGGGCCTGGCCGGCAGACGATCATCGAGCGGCAAGGCGACGGATTCACGCGCCGCGACCTGGTGGAAGCAGTGGACGCGACGCCCGTCCGGATCCGGCTGGAGGGGGGAGCAGGGCTTGCCGCTGGCCTTGTCGAGGCCGGGCTGCCGCGGGATGTTCGCGACCGGTTGCTCGACAGGGTGGCGGGCGAACGGCTGGCTGCGATCGATCTCATCATCGCCCATCAATCTGCGGCGTCGGGCTCGTCCTATGGCGAGCCGCTGTATCTTGGCGCCTACGAGGTCGACGGGACAATGCGCCGCTGGGTCGGGGGCGGGCTGAGGCCGCTCGGCGGCGAGGAGGCGGCGTCCGGCGGGCTGCTGCGACCGCTTCCGGGGGCCGTGACGTCCAATCCGGGACTGCGCTTCCATCCGATCCTTCGTTATCTGCGCTGGCACCGCGGCACCGACTTCGCCTCGCCGGCCGGCACACCGGTGCAGGCCGCACTGGAAGGGCGGGTTGTAAGTGCCGGCTGGCAAGGCGGCTACGGCCGAGCGGTGCGGATCGCTCATGGCGATGGTAGCACCACGCTTTATGCCCACCTGTCCGAGATCGACGTGATCGGCGGACAACGGGTTCCGCGCGGGGCAGTGGTGGGCAAGGTGGGATCGAGTGGCCTCGCCACCGGTCCGCACCTGCATTTCGAGTGGCAGCGCAGCGGCGCCACGCTGCGCCCGTCCTTCGGGCAGGTCGCGCCAGAGGGGGCAGGGCCGGCGCAGCGCGCGGCGCTGCAGGCGCTGCTGTCGGCACCGTTCCGGCTCGCTCCCGACCGGCGATCCTAG
- a CDS encoding F0F1 ATP synthase subunit delta, whose translation METSGGIRASLAGRYASALFDLARDERQIDSVGQGLERLKAALTESRELQALVSSPLVSRDAAGKALGAVAPSLGLDPLTTRFLAVLAQNGRLRQLPEVIRIFATLAADHRGETTAEVTTARPLGDDQAAALKAQLGARVGRDIRIDARVDPSILGGIVVRLGSQMIDASIRTKLNTLATAMKG comes from the coding sequence GTGGAGACTTCCGGCGGCATTCGGGCCAGCTTAGCGGGACGCTATGCGTCGGCGCTGTTCGATCTTGCCCGCGACGAACGCCAGATCGACTCCGTCGGTCAGGGCCTTGAGCGGCTGAAGGCGGCTCTCACCGAATCGCGGGAACTGCAGGCCCTGGTGTCGAGCCCGCTGGTGTCGCGCGACGCCGCCGGCAAGGCACTCGGCGCGGTTGCCCCCTCGCTCGGCCTCGATCCGCTGACCACGCGTTTCCTGGCGGTCCTCGCCCAGAACGGCCGCCTTCGCCAGCTTCCCGAGGTCATCCGCATTTTCGCGACCCTTGCCGCCGATCACCGGGGTGAGACCACCGCCGAAGTGACCACTGCCCGTCCGCTCGGTGACGACCAGGCGGCGGCGCTCAAGGCCCAGCTCGGTGCCCGCGTCGGGCGTGACATCCGCATCGACGCCCGCGTCGATCCTTCGATCCTCGGTGGCATCGTCGTCCGGCTCGGAAGCCAGATGATCGACGCCTCGATCCGCACCAAACTCAATACTCTAGCTACGGCTATGAAAGGCTGA